A stretch of the Duncaniella dubosii genome encodes the following:
- a CDS encoding glycosyltransferase: MNPDSEGKKYYGLFNDSFTPVLDGVTLTVENYCKWLKQSGREVCVVTPWAPKFTGTEDLKLFRYFSLPIYNRHPYRYGYPRFDPFIWRHMRNTRFRLVHAHCPFSSGRLAAYAARKQNIPLIATFHSKYRTDLERSLPAPMVAYQMNRLRKFYSSATEVWIPQAAVEETIREYGYKGKVVVVENGNDFSEDIADIADYKQKARKAVGLADDETGLLFVGQHILEKGIEIIIRTLPLLDGMKYRMNFIGTGYALDDMKALVKELGLTDRVTFHGVINDREKLRQYYAASDLFLFPSFYDNAPLVVREAAAVETPAILLEGSTAAELVRDGENGFLTQRSPEDYARAIRHIAVNPSLKTKAGKGASVTLARPWSDVIDEVIQRYDEIIARHEHSTKK; the protein is encoded by the coding sequence ATGAATCCTGATTCTGAAGGAAAAAAATACTACGGATTGTTCAACGACAGCTTTACGCCTGTTCTTGACGGAGTGACACTCACAGTCGAGAACTACTGCAAATGGCTTAAGCAAAGCGGACGCGAAGTTTGTGTCGTCACACCTTGGGCGCCTAAATTCACCGGGACTGAAGACCTGAAGCTTTTTCGCTATTTTTCTCTACCTATCTACAACCGTCATCCCTACCGTTACGGTTATCCGCGTTTCGATCCATTCATCTGGCGACACATGCGTAACACCCGGTTCCGTCTTGTCCATGCCCACTGCCCGTTTTCGTCCGGACGGCTTGCCGCCTATGCCGCACGCAAACAGAACATCCCGCTAATAGCCACATTCCATTCAAAATACCGCACAGACCTCGAACGGTCACTACCAGCACCGATGGTCGCCTACCAGATGAACCGCCTCCGCAAGTTCTACAGTTCGGCAACCGAAGTATGGATTCCACAGGCAGCTGTCGAGGAAACCATACGAGAATACGGCTACAAAGGGAAAGTCGTTGTGGTTGAAAACGGCAACGACTTCTCAGAGGACATAGCCGACATAGCCGACTATAAACAGAAGGCCCGCAAAGCTGTCGGACTCGCCGATGATGAAACAGGACTGCTATTCGTCGGTCAGCATATCCTCGAAAAAGGAATCGAGATCATAATCAGGACACTTCCTCTGCTCGACGGGATGAAATATCGAATGAACTTCATCGGGACAGGCTATGCGCTCGATGACATGAAGGCACTCGTCAAGGAACTCGGACTGACAGACAGAGTGACATTCCACGGAGTCATCAACGATAGGGAAAAACTCCGGCAATACTACGCCGCCTCCGACCTGTTCCTGTTTCCATCGTTCTACGACAACGCACCACTCGTGGTGCGCGAGGCGGCCGCTGTCGAGACCCCGGCTATACTGCTTGAAGGCTCTACAGCCGCCGAACTTGTCAGAGACGGCGAAAACGGTTTTCTGACACAACGCAGCCCTGAGGACTACGCGCGCGCAATCCGACATATCGCAGTTAATCCATCACTGAAAACAAAAGCCGGAAAAGGAGCGAGCGTTACGCTGGCCCGTCCGTGGTCAGATGTAATTGACGAAGTTATCCAACGCTACGACGAAATCATTGCCCGACATGAACACTCAACAAAAAAATAA
- the menB gene encoding 1,4-dihydroxy-2-naphthoyl-CoA synthase — MKREWKPIKKYEDILFEQYGRIAKITINRPRVYNAFRPQTNKEMLDAMAYCRNASDIGVIILTGAGDKAFCSGGDQNVKGIGGYIDEQGVPRLNVLDLHKAIRSIPKPVIAMVNGYAIGGGNVLNVVCDLSIASDNARFGQTGPKVGSFDAGFGSSYLARCVGQKKAREIWFLCRQYTAEEAERMGMINKVVPLDRLEDETVEWCETILSRSPMAIRMIKRALNAELDGQRGMMEFAGDATLMYYLMAEAQEGKNAFLEKRDPNFEQFPKFPG, encoded by the coding sequence ATGAAAAGAGAATGGAAACCAATCAAAAAGTATGAGGACATACTTTTCGAACAATATGGCCGAATAGCCAAAATCACAATCAACCGTCCGCGCGTCTACAACGCATTCCGTCCACAGACCAACAAGGAAATGCTTGATGCAATGGCCTATTGCCGCAACGCTTCCGACATAGGTGTCATCATTCTTACCGGGGCTGGCGACAAGGCGTTCTGCTCAGGCGGCGACCAGAACGTAAAGGGAATCGGAGGCTATATCGACGAGCAGGGAGTGCCCCGCCTCAATGTGCTTGACCTCCACAAAGCCATCCGCTCGATCCCAAAGCCTGTCATAGCAATGGTCAACGGCTACGCAATCGGGGGCGGAAACGTGCTCAACGTGGTCTGCGACCTCTCGATAGCATCCGACAACGCCCGTTTTGGACAGACAGGCCCGAAGGTCGGCAGTTTTGATGCAGGATTCGGTTCGAGCTATCTCGCGCGTTGCGTCGGTCAGAAAAAGGCACGCGAAATCTGGTTTCTCTGCCGTCAGTATACAGCCGAAGAGGCCGAACGCATGGGCATGATCAACAAAGTTGTCCCCCTTGACCGTCTTGAAGACGAGACCGTAGAATGGTGTGAGACAATACTTAGCCGTTCACCTATGGCCATCAGAATGATCAAGCGCGCTCTGAATGCCGAACTCGACGGACAGCGGGGTATGATGGAATTTGCAGGCGATGCAACCCTTATGTACTATCTCATGGCCGAGGCTCAGGAGGGTAAAAACGCATTCCTCGAAAAACGTGACCCGAATTTCGAACAATTCCCCAAATTCCCGGGATAA
- a CDS encoding sodium-dependent transporter codes for MSQKVKFGSKIGLIAATVGSAVGLGNIWRFPAETQANGGAVFLLLYIACVFILGIPVMTAEFSLGRGGNSDATGAFRNVTPDKKGWWLVGALAILASYLILSFYMVVSGWTLEYMIQSLTGNLYAPTPEASIATVAGGEALFSQKMASYVTGTYRPLVMTFIMIAANLVVLLKGVQKGIEKMSNIMMPLLFVLLLVFCIVSLTLPKAADGIAFFLKPDFSAMTPKTVVNALGQAFFSLSLAMGILVTYSSYYPADTKLTRTAVTVSLLDLGTAILMGLIIFPAVMTFGLADHNLAGSALVFITLPEIFAQMGGTLFWSTLFFLLLSVAAFTSTISLAEVSVAFMECHFRMSRKRAVVTVVTPLFLLSSICSLSVGPWSDFKIMGMTIFDFLDTMATNIMLPVGGILLCIYMGWVAPRSFFRNELTNNGTLTSHAFWLIAFIVKWVAPALIALVLIGQFI; via the coding sequence ATGTCACAAAAAGTAAAATTCGGATCCAAGATAGGATTGATTGCCGCGACAGTCGGTTCGGCTGTCGGACTCGGCAACATATGGCGCTTCCCGGCTGAAACCCAAGCCAACGGAGGCGCGGTCTTTTTACTACTCTACATTGCCTGTGTATTCATCCTCGGCATACCGGTGATGACAGCTGAATTTTCGCTCGGACGCGGAGGCAATTCCGATGCGACAGGGGCATTCCGCAATGTCACTCCTGACAAAAAAGGCTGGTGGCTTGTCGGAGCGCTCGCAATCCTCGCATCCTATCTCATACTTTCGTTCTACATGGTAGTCTCAGGATGGACGCTTGAATATATGATCCAGTCGCTCACAGGCAATCTCTACGCGCCGACACCTGAGGCCAGCATAGCGACTGTCGCCGGCGGGGAAGCTCTTTTCAGTCAGAAAATGGCATCGTATGTCACCGGTACCTACCGACCGCTGGTGATGACATTCATAATGATTGCAGCCAACCTTGTCGTCCTGCTTAAAGGCGTACAGAAAGGGATTGAAAAAATGTCAAACATAATGATGCCTCTGCTGTTCGTGCTCCTGCTCGTGTTCTGCATCGTATCTCTCACTCTACCTAAAGCAGCCGACGGGATAGCATTCTTCCTCAAGCCTGACTTTTCGGCTATGACACCGAAAACAGTTGTCAACGCACTCGGTCAGGCATTCTTCTCGCTCAGCCTCGCAATGGGCATTCTCGTCACATATTCAAGCTACTATCCGGCCGACACCAAACTGACCCGTACCGCCGTCACTGTCTCTCTTCTCGACTTAGGCACAGCCATCCTGATGGGACTCATAATCTTTCCTGCCGTGATGACATTCGGTCTCGCCGACCACAACCTTGCAGGGTCGGCGCTCGTCTTCATCACTCTTCCTGAAATTTTCGCACAGATGGGTGGCACGCTGTTCTGGTCGACTCTGTTCTTCCTGCTTCTTTCGGTGGCCGCTTTTACCTCTACAATCTCGCTTGCCGAAGTGTCTGTAGCATTCATGGAATGTCACTTCCGCATGTCGCGCAAGCGTGCGGTAGTTACCGTTGTGACACCTCTTTTCCTTCTAAGTTCAATCTGTTCGCTGTCAGTCGGTCCGTGGAGCGATTTCAAAATAATGGGCATGACAATCTTCGATTTTCTTGACACGATGGCCACAAATATCATGCTTCCAGTAGGCGGAATTCTGCTCTGCATCTACATGGGTTGGGTAGCGCCACGGTCGTTCTTCCGCAACGAGCTGACCAACAACGGCACATTGACCTCTCATGCGTTCTGGCTCATAGCCTTCATTGTAAAATGGGTCGCACCCGCACTAATCGCTCTGGTGCTTATCGGGCAGTTTATCTGA
- a CDS encoding o-succinylbenzoate synthase: protein MRQKDTYYIRLADSESDNICGLGEAGLFRGLSCDDRPDYEQKLAEVCENIDRYAARPSLLADWPSIRFAVETAVRDLSNGGHRIICPSPWTAGKETIVINGLVWMGDRNLMRERIATKLAERFGCVKIKIGGINFDDEVGLLRFIRQEAPGIQLRLDANGAFTPANALDRLNRLAEFDIHSLEQPIKAGQWTEMRSICQSSPIPIALDEELIGITTKARKEMMLDEIRPQFIVLKPTLTGGIESSEEWIRLAGERGCSWWVTSALESNIGLNAIAQWTATLDSKMAQGLGTGQLYDNNIPSPLTLHGERLSYSPEDEWVIPPLQWH from the coding sequence ATGAGACAGAAAGACACTTATTATATACGCCTTGCCGACTCCGAGTCCGACAACATCTGCGGACTCGGAGAGGCAGGTTTGTTTCGCGGACTGAGCTGCGACGACCGCCCGGATTATGAACAGAAACTTGCGGAGGTATGTGAAAACATCGACCGCTATGCAGCCCGACCGTCGCTGCTTGCCGACTGGCCGTCGATACGTTTTGCTGTAGAAACCGCCGTGCGCGACCTCTCAAACGGAGGACACCGTATCATCTGCCCGTCACCTTGGACTGCCGGCAAAGAAACAATCGTTATCAACGGGCTGGTGTGGATGGGTGACCGCAATCTGATGCGCGAGCGCATCGCCACGAAGCTTGCCGAGAGATTCGGCTGCGTGAAAATCAAAATCGGAGGAATAAATTTCGATGATGAAGTCGGCCTGCTGCGGTTCATACGCCAAGAAGCTCCCGGCATACAGCTAAGGCTCGATGCCAACGGCGCGTTCACTCCGGCCAATGCACTCGACAGACTCAACCGGCTTGCCGAATTTGACATCCACTCGCTCGAACAGCCGATCAAAGCCGGCCAATGGACAGAAATGCGCAGCATCTGCCAGTCGTCACCAATACCGATCGCTCTTGACGAGGAACTGATAGGAATAACGACCAAGGCACGAAAAGAAATGATGCTCGATGAAATCCGTCCGCAATTCATTGTCCTGAAACCAACGCTCACTGGTGGCATAGAATCGTCGGAGGAATGGATAAGGCTTGCCGGAGAACGCGGTTGCAGCTGGTGGGTCACATCGGCTCTTGAATCAAACATCGGACTGAACGCAATAGCCCAGTGGACTGCTACCCTTGACAGCAAAATGGCTCAGGGACTCGGCACAGGGCAACTTTATGACAACAATATCCCTTCACCATTGACACTGCATGGCGAACGTCTCTCTTACTCGCCCGAAGATGAATGGGTGATTCCACCACTGCAATGGCACTGA
- a CDS encoding NADP-specific glutamate dehydrogenase produces MNAVAVIDELKRRFPNEPEYIQAVEEVLTSIEDVYNENPEFERYNLVERLCIPDRIFAFRVSWVDDKGKVHNNMGYRVQHNNAIGPYKGGIRFHSSVNLSILKFLAFEQTFKNSLTTLAMGGAKGGSDFSPRGKSDMEVMRFCQAFIQELWRQIGPDTDVPAGDIGVGGREVGYMFGEYKKMAREFTGTFTGKGIEFGGSLIRPEATGYGNVYFLLEMLKTRGLDIEGKRVAISGSGNVATYTAQKLLDLGAKVVSMSDSDGSIYVPDGISREQLDYIFKLKNIYRGRIREFAEEYKCQYFEGERPWHHVSCDIAMPSATQNEIDGDDARALIANGCIAVSEGANMPSTPDAIREFQKARILYAPGKAANAGGVSVSGLEMAQNSQKLSWSAEEVDEKLKGIMAEIHKQCVKYGTEPDGYINYVRGANVAGFMKVARAMMAQGIL; encoded by the coding sequence ATGAATGCAGTAGCAGTTATCGACGAACTGAAACGTCGTTTCCCGAATGAGCCGGAGTATATTCAGGCAGTGGAAGAGGTTTTGACCTCTATTGAAGATGTCTATAATGAAAATCCTGAATTTGAACGTTATAACCTCGTCGAGCGTCTTTGTATCCCCGACCGTATTTTCGCATTCCGTGTTTCGTGGGTTGATGACAAGGGTAAGGTTCACAATAACATGGGTTACCGTGTGCAGCACAACAATGCCATCGGCCCTTACAAGGGTGGCATCCGTTTCCACTCGTCGGTAAACCTGTCTATTCTCAAGTTCCTTGCGTTTGAGCAGACATTCAAAAACTCACTCACCACGCTCGCTATGGGTGGTGCGAAGGGTGGCAGCGACTTCTCGCCCAGAGGCAAGAGCGATATGGAAGTGATGCGTTTCTGTCAGGCATTCATTCAGGAACTCTGGCGTCAGATCGGTCCTGATACCGATGTGCCTGCCGGTGACATAGGTGTCGGTGGTCGCGAGGTCGGATATATGTTCGGTGAATACAAGAAGATGGCCCGTGAATTCACAGGTACATTTACCGGCAAGGGTATTGAATTCGGTGGTTCGCTCATCCGTCCCGAAGCAACCGGCTACGGTAACGTATACTTCCTCCTTGAGATGCTCAAAACCCGTGGTCTCGATATCGAAGGCAAGCGTGTCGCGATTTCAGGTTCAGGTAATGTTGCGACCTATACCGCACAGAAGCTCCTTGATCTCGGAGCAAAGGTGGTGTCAATGAGCGACAGCGACGGATCGATCTACGTGCCAGACGGAATCTCACGTGAGCAGCTTGACTATATCTTCAAACTTAAAAATATATACCGTGGACGTATCCGTGAATTTGCTGAGGAATACAAATGTCAGTATTTCGAAGGCGAACGTCCTTGGCATCACGTTTCATGCGACATCGCTATGCCATCTGCAACACAGAATGAAATTGACGGCGATGATGCCCGCGCACTTATTGCCAACGGCTGTATCGCAGTGAGTGAAGGTGCGAACATGCCTTCGACTCCCGATGCAATCCGTGAATTCCAGAAAGCGCGCATCCTCTATGCTCCCGGCAAGGCTGCCAATGCGGGTGGTGTGTCGGTTTCCGGTCTGGAAATGGCTCAGAACTCCCAGAAGCTTTCATGGAGTGCCGAAGAGGTTGACGAAAAGCTCAAAGGCATCATGGCCGAAATCCACAAGCAGTGTGTCAAGTATGGCACAGAGCCCGACGGATATATCAACTATGTGCGTGGAGCTAACGTGGCCGGTTTCATGAAGGTTGCCCGTGCGATGATGGCTCAGGGCATCCTCTAA
- a CDS encoding AMP-binding protein, with amino-acid sequence MALILTPQAEDFINEWTNPLPYVIAHTSGSTGTPKEIRLLKSDMRASARATIDFFGLSSKSTLYLPLSPGYIAGKMQIVRALEASCDLIVENPSSRPALQPLTDGTEIDLLPIVPSQCEAILSSPYRRQIKNIIIGGAPLQPNAETDIIGAGLTAYATYGMTETCSHVALRRLGEEQFSALPGFSFSLDDRGCLTIGSRTLSFGTLVTNDMVSLTSDHSFRWLGRYDNVINSGGIKIFPEEIEKLIAPLFPPESLFYVTSRPSEKWGEEAVIVSDSPSLPSDILDRIKLLAGHRKTPKAIIFEPEIKLTQSNKIIRHKFFS; translated from the coding sequence ATGGCACTGATTCTCACACCCCAAGCTGAAGATTTTATTAACGAGTGGACCAATCCCCTCCCCTATGTCATAGCCCATACCTCCGGGTCGACAGGAACACCAAAGGAAATCAGGCTGCTGAAATCGGATATGCGGGCATCGGCACGCGCAACAATCGACTTTTTCGGTTTATCGTCAAAATCAACTCTCTATCTGCCTCTATCACCCGGCTATATCGCCGGGAAAATGCAGATTGTCAGGGCGCTTGAGGCTTCTTGTGACCTTATTGTCGAAAACCCGTCAAGCCGACCGGCACTTCAGCCGCTCACCGACGGGACTGAAATTGATCTGCTCCCCATAGTGCCATCACAGTGTGAAGCCATACTCTCCTCTCCTTACCGCCGTCAGATAAAGAATATTATCATCGGAGGAGCTCCATTACAGCCAAATGCTGAAACCGATATAATCGGCGCAGGACTGACCGCCTATGCCACATACGGCATGACCGAAACGTGCAGCCATGTGGCCCTCCGCCGACTCGGCGAAGAACAGTTCTCGGCTCTGCCCGGTTTCTCCTTCTCACTCGACGACAGAGGATGTCTGACCATCGGCAGCCGTACACTATCGTTCGGCACACTTGTCACAAACGACATGGTCTCACTCACTTCCGACCATTCCTTCCGCTGGCTCGGCCGCTATGACAACGTGATAAACTCCGGCGGGATAAAAATCTTCCCGGAAGAAATAGAAAAGCTCATCGCTCCGCTATTTCCGCCTGAATCACTTTTTTATGTCACATCACGGCCATCAGAGAAATGGGGCGAAGAGGCCGTAATCGTATCTGATTCACCCTCATTGCCTTCCGACATTCTCGACCGGATCAAACTGCTTGCCGGACATCGGAAAACCCCAAAAGCAATCATTTTCGAGCCGGAAATAAAATTGACACAATCCAATAAGATAATAAGGCATAAATTTTTCAGTTGA
- a CDS encoding NfeD family protein, protein MFPLHRTIIMLLLLTISGALFPANAEKLHNIYMLRLDDEIGSSSWRYTRQALNEADRLGSDMLIVHLNTYGGSVVHADSIRTALLNYPGPTVAFVDNNAASAGALIALACDSVYMRRGATMGAVTMVNGANGMAMPDKYQSYMRAMMRATAENHGKYVDSTGNEQWRRNPLIAEAMVDSRVTVPGLVDSTRVVSFTTDEAVKWGYADGRAESVDELMKQLDYRPESYSIEEYRPDWLDHLIGFFTNPAVQAVLIMIIVGGIYMELHSPGVGFPAAASIMAAVLYFLPLYITGIASSWIILLFVLGVMLVVLEMFVVPGFGITGITGISCMCAAVILGLIEHYTFSLSHLNAEAVWSSMVIFLAGITLAVAVVWYLTSIHGPKWVRRHTELMLTQQVKDGYIGVDMSPVGYIGLEGAAVTDMRPAGKVEINGETLDAVATQGFIHAGARVRVMKYENAQIYVKEV, encoded by the coding sequence ATGTTTCCACTCCACCGCACAATCATCATGTTGCTGCTCCTGACTATTTCAGGAGCGTTATTTCCGGCAAACGCTGAAAAACTCCACAACATATACATGCTACGGCTTGACGATGAAATTGGTTCAAGCTCTTGGCGCTACACACGACAAGCTCTCAACGAAGCCGACCGTCTTGGCAGTGACATGCTCATTGTCCACCTCAACACCTACGGCGGTTCGGTGGTGCACGCAGACTCCATACGCACCGCACTGCTCAACTATCCCGGACCGACAGTGGCTTTCGTCGACAACAACGCCGCCTCGGCAGGCGCGCTCATAGCGCTCGCATGCGATTCTGTCTATATGCGCAGGGGTGCTACTATGGGAGCTGTGACAATGGTCAACGGTGCAAACGGGATGGCGATGCCTGACAAATATCAGTCATACATGCGCGCCATGATGCGCGCCACGGCAGAAAACCACGGTAAATATGTCGACTCGACCGGCAACGAACAATGGAGACGCAATCCGCTCATAGCCGAAGCGATGGTCGACAGCCGCGTAACAGTCCCCGGACTCGTCGACTCGACACGTGTCGTCTCGTTCACGACAGACGAAGCCGTCAAGTGGGGCTATGCGGACGGCAGAGCCGAATCGGTCGACGAGCTGATGAAGCAGCTCGATTATAGACCCGAATCATATTCAATAGAGGAATATCGTCCCGACTGGCTTGACCACCTAATCGGTTTCTTCACCAATCCGGCGGTACAGGCCGTGCTCATAATGATAATCGTAGGCGGAATCTACATGGAGCTTCACTCGCCCGGAGTCGGATTCCCGGCAGCGGCATCCATCATGGCCGCAGTGCTCTATTTCCTTCCCCTCTATATCACAGGAATCGCAAGTTCATGGATAATACTCCTTTTTGTGCTCGGTGTGATGCTCGTGGTACTTGAAATGTTTGTTGTTCCCGGATTCGGTATCACCGGCATCACAGGCATATCCTGTATGTGTGCGGCTGTTATCCTCGGGCTTATCGAACACTACACTTTCTCACTCTCCCACCTCAATGCGGAGGCCGTTTGGAGTTCGATGGTCATCTTCCTCGCTGGAATAACGCTTGCAGTAGCCGTCGTCTGGTATCTGACATCAATACATGGTCCGAAATGGGTGCGCCGACACACTGAACTTATGCTCACACAGCAGGTCAAAGACGGCTATATCGGTGTCGATATGTCACCGGTCGGCTACATCGGTCTTGAAGGCGCAGCCGTAACCGACATGCGTCCTGCCGGCAAAGTCGAAATCAACGGCGAGACTCTCGATGCCGTCGCCACACAAGGTTTCATCCATGCAGGCGCACGCGTAAGAGTCATGAAATATGAAAACGCCCAGATTTACGTAAAAGAAGTCTGA
- a CDS encoding lysylphosphatidylglycerol synthase transmembrane domain-containing protein, whose protein sequence is MNTQQKNKKQQSPRRQALSLAWKIFLPIAIGLAVVVWLFKREFNPEVWHSIHFDGRVIGCILLAWLFMLGRDFGLTWRFRTLTDRQLSWTKAWKVDMLCEFTSCVTPSAVGGSALGMIYLNREGIELGRATTLMMTTLFLDELFFVVSLPIIMLIVPYHELFDFGHGGFTVGLQSVFWGVYAVIFVWTTILFLGIIVRPHAIHRFLNWLFHFRLLNKWAKQVDSLGTNMETTGKELRTRPFIWWLETFGGTALSWSSRYLVVNALFLGFAPAASQIVVFARQFIVWVCLMVSPTPGSAGISEWLFTTYYGDLIHSTGMALVIALFWRIISYYVYLLVGACIMPGWIQQGIRNKEQDKH, encoded by the coding sequence ATGAACACTCAACAAAAAAATAAGAAACAGCAGTCACCACGGCGACAGGCCCTGAGCCTCGCATGGAAAATCTTCCTGCCTATAGCCATAGGACTCGCAGTAGTGGTGTGGCTGTTCAAACGCGAGTTCAACCCTGAGGTATGGCATTCGATACACTTCGACGGAAGGGTTATCGGATGTATTCTCCTTGCATGGCTTTTCATGCTCGGCCGCGATTTCGGGCTGACATGGCGTTTCCGTACACTCACCGACAGGCAGCTGTCGTGGACAAAAGCTTGGAAAGTCGACATGCTGTGTGAGTTCACATCATGCGTGACCCCCTCGGCTGTCGGAGGCAGTGCCCTCGGTATGATATATCTCAACCGCGAGGGCATCGAGCTTGGACGGGCGACCACGCTGATGATGACAACACTGTTTCTCGACGAACTTTTTTTCGTGGTCTCGCTTCCTATAATCATGCTGATAGTCCCCTATCACGAACTTTTCGACTTCGGACACGGCGGATTCACAGTCGGACTGCAATCTGTTTTCTGGGGAGTCTATGCCGTGATTTTCGTCTGGACCACAATTCTTTTTCTCGGAATCATTGTGCGTCCGCATGCCATCCACCGCTTCCTCAACTGGCTCTTCCACTTCCGTCTGCTCAACAAATGGGCCAAGCAGGTCGACAGTCTCGGCACAAATATGGAGACTACAGGCAAGGAACTCCGCACACGGCCATTCATCTGGTGGCTTGAGACTTTCGGCGGCACTGCCCTCTCATGGTCTTCACGCTATCTCGTGGTCAACGCACTTTTCCTCGGCTTTGCACCGGCAGCCAGCCAGATTGTGGTGTTCGCACGCCAATTCATCGTGTGGGTGTGTCTGATGGTCAGTCCTACCCCCGGAAGCGCAGGCATAAGCGAATGGCTTTTCACAACATACTACGGTGACCTCATCCACTCGACGGGCATGGCTCTCGTAATAGCCCTATTCTGGCGTATCATAAGCTATTACGTTTATCTTCTCGTCGGCGCTTGTATCATGCCCGGCTGGATTCAGCAGGGCATACGCAACAAAGAGCAAGACAAACATTGA
- the serB gene encoding phosphoserine phosphatase SerB, giving the protein MEKAQLELILINISGQDHPGVTSALSEILAKYNAGILDIGQADIHHTLSLGILIRTDSSVSGNIMKELLFKATELNVTIRFSPVSIGEYEQWVGMQGKDRWIITILGRRLTARQIAHVTAEISSQGMNIDSIQRLTGRMPLDMEEQPLSKSCVEFSVRGMPRDASAMQERFMQLSQEEDFDISMQEDTLYRRCRRLICFDMDSTLIETEVIDELAVRAGVGDEVKAITERAMRGEIDFNESFKERVALLKGLDESVMKEIAESLPITEGLDRMMQVLKRVGYKTAILSGGFTYFGNYLKQKYGFDYVYANELEIVDGKLTGRYLGEIVDGRRKAELLRLIAQVENVNIAQTIAVGDGANDLPMLSTAGLGIAFHAKPKVKATAEQSISTIGLDGVLYFLGFKDSFISEK; this is encoded by the coding sequence ATGGAAAAAGCGCAGCTCGAACTTATCCTGATCAATATATCCGGTCAGGATCATCCCGGTGTCACTTCTGCTTTGTCTGAGATTCTTGCGAAATACAATGCCGGAATACTTGACATCGGTCAGGCCGACATCCATCACACTCTATCGCTCGGAATACTTATCCGCACTGATTCGTCAGTGTCGGGTAATATAATGAAGGAGCTGTTGTTTAAGGCCACGGAACTTAATGTGACCATTCGTTTTTCTCCTGTCAGCATCGGTGAATATGAGCAGTGGGTCGGGATGCAGGGTAAAGACCGCTGGATAATCACGATTCTCGGCCGTCGTCTGACCGCGCGTCAGATAGCACACGTGACCGCTGAAATATCTTCGCAGGGTATGAATATCGATTCGATCCAGCGATTGACCGGCCGCATGCCTCTCGACATGGAGGAACAGCCGCTGTCAAAGTCATGTGTGGAGTTTTCGGTGCGAGGCATGCCGCGCGACGCTTCTGCCATGCAGGAACGGTTCATGCAGCTTTCGCAGGAGGAGGATTTCGACATCTCCATGCAGGAGGACACTCTCTATCGCCGCTGTCGCCGTCTGATCTGTTTCGATATGGATTCGACGCTTATCGAAACGGAGGTAATCGACGAGCTTGCCGTAAGGGCCGGAGTCGGCGATGAGGTAAAGGCTATCACCGAACGTGCGATGCGTGGTGAGATTGATTTCAACGAAAGTTTCAAAGAGCGTGTGGCGCTTCTCAAAGGACTTGACGAGAGTGTGATGAAGGAGATTGCCGAAAGTCTTCCAATAACCGAAGGTCTCGACCGCATGATGCAGGTGCTGAAACGTGTAGGCTATAAGACTGCGATTCTCTCGGGCGGATTCACCTATTTCGGAAATTACCTGAAACAGAAATACGGCTTTGACTACGTTTATGCCAATGAACTTGAAATAGTCGACGGGAAACTGACAGGACGCTATCTCGGTGAGATTGTCGACGGACGGCGCAAGGCGGAATTGCTGCGCCTTATCGCACAGGTTGAAAATGTCAATATCGCCCAGACAATAGCAGTGGGCGACGGTGCGAATGACCTTCCGATGCTTTCTACAGCCGGACTTGGCATAGCTTTCCATGCCAAACCTAAAGTGAAGGCTACTGCCGAGCAGTCAATCTCGACAATCGGTCTTGACGGAGTGCTATACTTTCTCGGATTCAAGGACTCGTTCATATCAGAGAAATAG